From Aegilops tauschii subsp. strangulata cultivar AL8/78 chromosome 5, Aet v6.0, whole genome shotgun sequence:
GATATACGGATAATTACCCAAGGGGGAGTGTTGGGAAACCGGCCCACCACGAGGGTGGCGGCGGCTAGCGCACGAAGCGCTCGGGATAGCCCCTCCCGGTTCCACACTTTACGTTAAATGGGTACTTATCTCTTGACCctgtacccctatataaagagaCGAGGAGCAATCATTGTAACCCCTGATCATTCATTAATAAAGCTGGTCTCCTCCATACTTCTCTGTGTCATTTACTTTCGCGTGTTCGACTACTTCAACTACGACGCTCGCTCTCGCTCCGCAAACTCGGACCGGACTCGCCGGCGGAGTTGCGGAACAAAATCGTCCCCTCCACTCCTCCGACTCCACGTGCACCCTACCCTGCCGTTCCCCCCAACCCAAACCGGTCCATCACTTCCAACTCGGCCGCCACATGTCTGTGACACGAGCCAGCCATTAAAAATCCCCTTCCCACCTTTCTCCCCTCCTCTCACCCTCCTCTTTGGCTCTTTCTCACcagctccaccgccgcctcctTCTCCCACTACTCCGCCTCCGATCTCCGGACCCTCCGGCGACCGGGCCCCACCACCCGGCCTCTACGCCGCCGCCCAGGCCCCACGTGCCAAactagcgccgccgccgccattaACCAACTGCCTCGCATCATTCCTTCCCGATCTGCCAACTAGCCAAGCCTACTGACGTGCTACGCCGCCGCCCTCTTCCTCTCCCCCGCCAACGCGCTTGGCCTCCCCTGCATCCTACTCCCGCGGGGTCCCAATCCCGAACCCTAGAGCTCGCTCGCCCAGGGATCGACCAAGTGATGCGCGGAtcggggcgggcggcgcggccatGTTGGGCCGCATGAAGTGCCTCGTAGGCGGCGCCGTCGACCAGGGCAGCCCGCGGGGAGCCGCCAGGAGGGTCTCGCCGGCGTCCGGCCGCGTGCACaacgccgcagccgccgccgcggGGCCGGGGGGCAAGAGGGCCATCTGCTTCCGCCCGCCGGACGTCATGGAGACGGTGCACGAGGTGGCCGTCTACATCCACCGCTTCCACAACCTCGATCTCTTCCAGCAAGGGTACGAAGCCGTGTCTCGTGGAGATGCTCGCTTTTGGTCTTTTCTTTCCCGTGGATGTCTTCTTTTCTTGGGTTTAGTTTCACTCTTCTCTTTTCTGACTACTAAAGTTCAAAGTGGTTTGAGTTAAAAAAAGTTTCATTTTTTTGGTGACATGTAAAAAAGCGAGTACAAAGTTTCGGTACAAACTTAGTCAATGGTTTTTGGTTTGTCGGAGCATTTCGTGTTAATTCGAttattcttcttttcttttttgcgagtctaagacccccccccccccccccccccccccctcgtacTGGCTAATTCTGAGTTTGTCCATTTTTGTGCTGCGagatggcatgcagatctttgtctcCACATTTCTGGATCTCCGAACCTTTTGTATTTTATGTTAACTAGGGAGTGCTGTTCTCTGTTGTGAAACGAGTATTGGGTTATGTGCAGATGGTACCAGATGAAGATTAGTGCAATGTGGGAGGAGGGTGAAAGCGGTAGCAAGACACCTGCTTCACCCGCAAGGGTGGTCCAGTACGAAGGTGCGCCCATCTCTTCTAACCAGGGACAGTGTGATGCGATCCTCTGCTTCAGTGCTTCTGTTAATTCCACATGATTTCAAGATGTTTCCATGGAAATACATGTTTAAATTGGTACCTTTGCAATGTGTGTAGTGAGCTAAAAGTTCATACTAACTGTTTGATTATTGTCAATATTCAGTACTATAGTCGATAAGAACCATGCTACTGTTTTCTAGGAGTAATTCAGAAAAATGAAGTCTACCTATGTAAATGAGACTATTTGTTATGGTTTTAAGCTCTACCTTGCTTGTATAAATCTATCAACCTACCTTGTTGCAATCTACTCCTTCTTAGATAACATCAAGAGGCATGTTTTTATAGCTGGATACGGACTGTACAAGCATGTCAGTGTCGTGCACTATAATTATCATGCAGAGCACATAATATGTATGTTAATCTTTGTGGAGGCTTGTATTCCTTCTAGATGAACTAACTTATTAAATTGCGATGAGTAGAAAATGCACCTTTGTCTGGTGATGAGACAATGACAGTAAGCTGAGATCACAACTAAAGGATGCGGCCAAGGCCCACCAAACAGTGTGCTGCAGTGTTATGGAGAATGTGATCTACTGATTTGTACTGGACCATCTGTTTAACATGGTGAAAATGTTGTACCAAATATCTGTGCACTCTCACCTAAATCACATATGTTTATGTCTATTTAACTTCATTGTACACGAAAACAAGTGTTACAGATTCCAAGGTTTTTTAGTTGGTTGCAATTGCTTGAAAGATTCTTTTGTTAGAGTCCTTGCCAAACATTAGCTAATAGATAATGACATGCTAGGTGGATTGTGCAGCTCCTGATGTCGGTGCGGACGATGCTTTAGGCATTTGGAGAATAGATGACGCTGATAACAGCTTCTACACACAGCCATTCAGAATCAAGTATGCTCGACAGGACATCTATCTATCGGTTATGGTGTCTTTCAACATACTCAACGGTGAACAAGAGGTTGGAAATTCGAATATTAGTATTCCTTTTTCTCTTTTGAATTAACTAATTGCAGCCTTATGAGAGCACATGTTTTATGTTTTCAAGGGTCCAGCAGCTTCTGCTGTGATATTGAAGTACGAGTTAATATATGCCCCAACACTGGAGAATGGGTGAGTATAGTTCTAATTTATATCTGTATTCTTTCTTCTGAGATTTAGTTCAGTCATGTGCATCTTATGGTTTTCATTTGCCAAGACTGATGGGGCTATTGCTTCTGTTTTAGATCTGATATCCAATCTTCTAGCGCTACATCTTCAGCTGCTGTACATGAATTTAGGATCCCACGCAAAGCACTCCTGGGCTTACATTCATATTGTCCAGTTCACTTCGATGCATTCCACGCGGTGCTTGTCGATCTGACATTACATATAGTGTACCTGAAAGCTGGTGCAAATAAATCATCATTGAAGGTACACAGGTTTGTGAAGCTTTAGCTTTAATGTTCTTTGAAAATGGTGCTCCTATGCAACTTGTGTGAGGCGGTGGGTAACTAGATGCCCTGAACAACTTTTGACAAAGTCACACAACCATAGAACTAGGTTGGTACTAGAAACTGTATGGCTGGTATCCACTAGGATTCATGTTCTAGGTTTCTATTCCTGATCTACCACTTGAAATTCAACTCCACAAATGTGCGGAATTTTATTTTAACATTGTGCCACAATTCCCAAGCGGTGTATTGAGAATATAAAAAAGTCTACATCGTTGATTTACTTTCAGCTCTTTAGGTTCATCACTTAGAAATTGTATCTACTGGATTGGCTGTAGTTTATGCTGCATTAGCAATCATGTAAATTACATCAACTTTCTATCGCTGGAGAACCAAGTAGTCCAGTACAAGTTTCCCAATTATCTGGCTCTGGCAACCTGATGGATGGTGTGATTTTATTTGTTATTATGATTACTTTCTCCTTGTAAATATGCCATTTTAATATGCAGATACCAGATCAAGGTTTACGCCCAACAGCACATCACATAATCAAGGCATTATTGGCTTCGAGGGAAATGTTACTTGAAGAATTGAAGAAAATCAGTGGTGCTGTTGGCAAATCAATAGAAGATTTAGATGATGCTGACTTAAGTCTTGGTAAATATGAGTCACTTCAGCCTTCAAAACCAGTCCATCCTGATTCTGGTAAAGTTTTCCCTGTAACTACCAAGGGTGTTGGGCATTTGGCTGGCATTTTACACGACTTTCTGGAGGTAAGTTTCATCATCCTTTTTATAGTGACCTATGAATGTGTTCATGATATGGGGACTTTTTTTTTGAGTTGGTATACTGGACTTGCTGATTGGAAATATTTATGCACAACTCTACAGAGACCCAACGATGTTGTTGATGGCACTACGGATGGTATGCTGTATACTCTTTCCCGTGAAGAGTTGTTAGAATTGTTTGTAACCGTGAGCAGCCAACTTTCACTTCTATGGAATGCATTCTTGAAATTTCATAGGTGAAGTTAACTGTTCTCTCACTTTCACTTGTTTTTATACTGTATTTGCACTGTCCATGGTCCTGATGGTTTCTCAGTTAACCTATTTTTCGAAGATATCATTTGCCCAACATTGTTTTCTCGTTTTACTGCAGGATAAATAAAACTAAGATACTGGATTACTTGCGGGACATTTGGGCCGTTGACAGGAAAGCAGAATGGTCAATCTGGACTAATCACTCTAAAATCGAGATTCCACACCGCTATTTGCGGAGTATGAGTGATGACCCACCTCACCGCCAACACTCCCTCCTGAGAGTTTCTGGTTCAAGGAagtttcatgaagatgtaattaTCTCCCATTCATAAGTAGCATATATTTACCACTTCTTATAATCTCTTACTAGTTTACATCTATATGCAGCCTGTACAAAATTCTGCTTCACGGGCTGAGCTACACAGGAAGAGCATAGCCCAAATGAAGGTAACATTGTTTTTTGGAATAGTTTATGTGCACAAATGTTTATTGTAAACTGTTAGTAATTTGAGAAATCTTGCAGATCAACACGAGGTCTGTTCAAGATATGCATATATATGCTGATCCTTCACGTGTACCTGTTGTCCTTATAGAACAACATGTCATGGTTGTTCCACAACATGGTTCAAACAAGGATTTGGCATCAAGTTCTTCAGAACAGAAGGATACTATTGTGCTACCTAAACTACAAGGAGAGTCTTTGGTGCTGAAAAATATCAATGGTAAAAAAGGTGGACGCGTATTACGAGCTGTCATCTTTGTACATGGATTTCAGGCAAGTCCCATGCATCTGCTTTAATTCTCTGGAGTTACAGTATTGTTGGCTATAATTTATTGTGTTTATGAAAAGCAGGGACACCATTTGGATTTACGTCTTGTTAGAAATCAATGGCTTCTATTGGATCCTGGAGCTGAATGCCTAATGTCTGAGGCTAATGAAGACAAGACTTCTGGAGATTTTAAAGAAATGGGTGGCAGGCTTGCTGGGGAGGCTGTTGCATTCTTGAAAAAGAAAGTGGATAAGCTTGCAAGACATGGAGGCTGCAAAGAATTGAAGCTTAGTTTTGTTGGCCATTCCATTGGAAACATTATCATCAGAACTGCC
This genomic window contains:
- the LOC109740620 gene encoding uncharacterized protein isoform X1, translated to MLGRMKCLVGGAVDQGSPRGAARRVSPASGRVHNAAAAAAGPGGKRAICFRPPDVMETVHEVAVYIHRFHNLDLFQQGWYQMKISAMWEEGESGSKTPASPARVVQYEAPDVGADDALGIWRIDDADNSFYTQPFRIKYARQDIYLSVMVSFNILNGEQEGPAASAVILKYELIYAPTLENGSDIQSSSATSSAAVHEFRIPRKALLGLHSYCPVHFDAFHAVLVDLTLHIVYLKAGANKSSLKIPDQGLRPTAHHIIKALLASREMLLEELKKISGAVGKSIEDLDDADLSLGKYESLQPSKPVHPDSGKVFPVTTKGVGHLAGILHDFLERPNDVVDGTTDGMLYTLSREELLELFVTVSSQLSLLWNAFLKFHRINKTKILDYLRDIWAVDRKAEWSIWTNHSKIEIPHRYLRSMSDDPPHRQHSLLRVSGSRKFHEDPVQNSASRAELHRKSIAQMKINTRSVQDMHIYADPSRVPVVLIEQHVMVVPQHGSNKDLASSSSEQKDTIVLPKLQGESLVLKNINGKKGGRVLRAVIFVHGFQGHHLDLRLVRNQWLLLDPGAECLMSEANEDKTSGDFKEMGGRLAGEAVAFLKKKVDKLARHGGCKELKLSFVGHSIGNIIIRTALAEPALQPYLKNLYTYMSISGPHLGYWYSSNSLFNSGLWLLKKLKGAQCIHQLTFSDDQDPQNTFFYRLCKSKTLENFKNIILLSSPQDGYVPYHSARIELCPAASADNSRKGQVFTEMLNNCLDQMRAPSSETRIFMRCDVNFDQSAHGRNLNTMIGRAAHIEFLETDIYARFIMWSFPELFR
- the LOC109740620 gene encoding uncharacterized protein isoform X2; this encodes MVSFNILNGEQEGPAASAVILKYELIYAPTLENGSDIQSSSATSSAAVHEFRIPRKALLGLHSYCPVHFDAFHAVLVDLTLHIVYLKAGANKSSLKIPDQGLRPTAHHIIKALLASREMLLEELKKISGAVGKSIEDLDDADLSLGKYESLQPSKPVHPDSGKVFPVTTKGVGHLAGILHDFLERPNDVVDGTTDGMLYTLSREELLELFVTVSSQLSLLWNAFLKFHRINKTKILDYLRDIWAVDRKAEWSIWTNHSKIEIPHRYLRSMSDDPPHRQHSLLRVSGSRKFHEDPVQNSASRAELHRKSIAQMKINTRSVQDMHIYADPSRVPVVLIEQHVMVVPQHGSNKDLASSSSEQKDTIVLPKLQGESLVLKNINGKKGGRVLRAVIFVHGFQGHHLDLRLVRNQWLLLDPGAECLMSEANEDKTSGDFKEMGGRLAGEAVAFLKKKVDKLARHGGCKELKLSFVGHSIGNIIIRTALAEPALQPYLKNLYTYMSISGPHLGYWYSSNSLFNSGLWLLKKLKGAQCIHQLTFSDDQDPQNTFFYRLCKSKTLENFKNIILLSSPQDGYVPYHSARIELCPAASADNSRKGQVFTEMLNNCLDQMRAPSSETRIFMRCDVNFDQSAHGRNLNTMIGRAAHIEFLETDIYARFIMWSFPELFR